A single region of the Eremothecium gossypii ATCC 10895 chromosome V, complete sequence genome encodes:
- the PTC1 gene encoding type 2C protein phosphatase PTC1 (Syntenic homolog of Saccharomyces cerevisiae YDL006W (PTC1)), which yields MGYNETEPAIDGDNNEQRINEDMSTLEHTSNNNGNGLEPVEAGPDSGIPAVEGGGSVSGQSPQHEPPAYELSYVVGVAENKNAKFRRTMEDVHTYVENFASRLDWGYFAIFDGHAGNQASKWCGSHLHTIIEERILQGDDRDVRDILNDSFVYVDQQINSTLEGNSGCTAAVGILRWEAPTPIPNMPINLEQHKRMLYTANVGDTRIILFRNGRSVRLTYDHKASDIIEMQRVEKAGGLIMKSRVNGMLAVTRSLGDKFFDSLVVGNPFTTSVEITTSDQFLIIACDGLWDVVDDQEACEMIKDIEDANEAAKTLVRHALEHGTTDNVTVMVVFFDNNQ from the coding sequence ATGGGCTACAATGAGACAGAGCCGGCCATCGATGGTGACAATAATGAACAACGTATTAACGAAGACATGAGCACACTTGAACACACGTCGAATAATAACGGTAACGGCCTCGAACCGGTAGAGGCGGGGCCGGACAGTGGGATACCGGCAGTCGAGGGAGGCGGCAGTGTCTCCGGACAGTCACCACAGCACGAGCCTCCTGCATACGAGCTCTCCTACGTAGTGGGTGTCGCAGAAAACAAGAATGCCAAATTTAGAAGGACGATGGAGGATGTTCACACTTATGTGGAAAATTTCGCCTCTAGGCTAGACTGGGGGTACTTCGCCATCTTTGATGGACATGCCGGAAACCAGGCATCTAAGTGGTGTGGATCACACCTGCATACAATCATTGAAGAGCGAATCCTGCAGGGAGACGATCGGGATGTCCGCGACATACTTAACGACTCGTTTGTTTATGTCGATCAGCAAATAAACAGCACCCTTGAGGGTAATAGCGGCTGTACTGCGGCTGTGGGGATTTTGCGGTGGGAAGCACCCACGCCGATACCGAACATGCCCATAAATTTGGAACAACACAAACGAATGCTCTACACGGCGAATGTAGGTGATACACGGATAATATTGTTCAGAAATGGGCGCAGTGTCCGTCTGACTTACGACCATAAAGCGTCTGATATAATCGAAATGCAGCGGGTTGAGAAGGCGGGCGGCCTGATCATGAAAAGTCGCGTGAATGGTATGCTGGCTGTAACCAGGTCACTGGGGGACAAGTTCTTTGACTCGCTGGTCGTTGGGAACCCCTTCACAACGAGCGTGGAGATCACGACCAGCGATCAGTTTTTAATAATAGCGTGTGATGGCCTGTGGGATGTGGTAGATGACCAGGAGGCCTGTGAGATGATTAAGGACATCGAAGATGCAAATGAAGCAGCTAAGACACTCGTGAGGCATGCACTCGAGCATGGAACCACAGACAATGTTACGGTGATGGTTGTGTTTTTCGATAATAACCAGTAA
- the ATP16 gene encoding F1F0 ATP synthase subunit delta (Syntenic homolog of Saccharomyces cerevisiae YDL004W (ATP16)) — translation MFRLTSARALFRVANVAARRTYAEAAADALKLNFALPHETLFAGTAVKQVNLPVKTGQIGILANHVPIVEQLVPGVVEVLEGSESKKFFVSGGFATVQPDSTLSITSVEAFPLDSFSAENVRALLAEAQKNAGAADSRVAAEASIQIEVLEALQAALK, via the coding sequence ATGTTCCGCTTGACCTCCGCCAGAGCTCTGTTCAGGGTTGCCAACGTTGCCGCCAGACGTACGTACGCAGAGGCGGCCGCCGATGCTTTGAAGTTGAACTTCGCGCTTCCTCACGAAACGCTGTTTGCCGGCACCGCGGTCAAGCAGGTGAACCTGCCTGTCAAGACCGGTCAGATCGGTATCCTGGCGAACCACGTGCCGATTGTGGAGCAGCTGGTCCCAGGTGTCGTGGAGGTGCTGGAGGGCTCGGAGTCCAAGAAGTTCTTCGTCTCGGGCGGGTTCGCCACAGTGCAGCCCGACTCCACCCTATCCATCACGTCCGTGGAGGCCTTCCCTCTAGACTCGTTCTCTGCGGAGAACGTGCGCGCGCTCTTGGCTGAGGCCCAGAAGAacgccggcgccgccgaCAGCCGCGTTGCCGCGGAGGCGTCCATCCAGATCGAGGTTCTGGAAGCATTGCAGGCCGCGTTGAAATGA
- the MCD1 gene encoding kleisin alpha (Syntenic homolog of Saccharomyces cerevisiae YDL003W (MCD1)) gives MSQINEHQQSKLLHLQTKTGSLAQIWLASTMTNLNRTYLRTDIVQSVEEISKATTREGGDDGGDPITLRVSGELLHGVVRVYSQKANFLLTDVSDLLHRLKSVFRGNMSRTTAVRVDTVARLDQVVLADTVTEMDVLAMPEIDFLDTTSSSKGLMRRERSMERHVQGANTVTDPWDMSLEVGRRYAPDDDLEQQTSLLDLNFELSDMQNSKSWGEGTHNSEEISANVLAESQRQELPGNEGIEREEDLDWNLGFTEPAIVVPSSDFEHDNSIEVGRRAVPNADLQETVDLGFDLDIAKGDIEATAGEQDAGQLQSELSGSISTSSGTTVSSQRRGQAALVNAKVLQVDHQPELHDRLLRDTPQTAASVDMTAIPLPSPPKKRAYSELASTMDFLPEFALDHFTAFVSQKRRHAESPAARTIAHEVSSAESVDETHIDISLDLNDDLLRSDAIEAGTEEEIEGEDAILDVPSSPRAQTASASPDLHEYSHISTEDVGFSLPRREVEVTTGDHVAKSTVDMANTIRSELMDVESTTFSHLLKSKYGEESGAITKSQASKAFFEMLVLATADCVDLSQQASTGDITITGKGALYEKFIDI, from the coding sequence ATGTCGCAAATAAACGAGCACCAGCAGTCgaagctgctgcatctGCAGACCAAAACCGGGTCGCTCGCGCAGATCTGGCTCGCGTCGACTATGACGAACCTTAACCGTACATACCTGAGGACAGACATTGTGCAATCTGTGGAGGAGATCTCGAAAGCGACCACGCGGGAGGGGGGCGATGACGGGGGCGATCCAATCACGCTACGGGTCTCcggcgagctgctgcacggGGTCGTGCGCGTGTATTCGCAGAAGGCCAACTTTCTGCTGACAGATGTTTCTGATCTGCTACACCGACTTAAGTCTGTTTTCAGGGGGAACATGTCAAGAACTACCGCAGTACGGGTTGACACGGTCGCGCGGCTCGATCAGGTGGTGTTGGCCGATACCGTGACGGAAATGGATGTCCTGGCCATGCCCGAGATAGATTTCCTCGACACAACGTCCTCCTCGAAGGGCCTGATGCGGCGAGAGCGCTCAATGGAGAGGCACGTACAGGGCGCGAACACGGTCACAGACCCATGGGACATGTCTTTGGAAGTGGGGAGAAGATACGCCCCTGACGACGACCTGGAGCAACAGACGTCGCTACTGGACCTCAACTTTGAACTCAGTGACATGCAGAACTCCAAATCTTGGGGTGAAGGGACGCACAATTCCGAAGAGATCAGTGCCAATGTGCTTGCAGAGTCGCAACGCCAGGAGCTGCCCGGGAACGAGGGCATTGAGCGTGAAGAGGATCTTGATTGGAATCTGGGATTCACGGAACCAGCAATTGTAGTCCCTTCAAGCGATTTTGAACACGATAACAGCATAGAAGTGGGCCGGAGAGCAGTCCCGAATGCGGACCTTCAGGAAACTGTGGATTTGGGATTCGACTTGGATATTGCCAAGGGTGACATTGAGGCTACAGCCGGCGAGCAAGATGCTGGGCAGTTGCAATCTGAGCTTTCGGGAAGTATAAGTACGTCTTCTGGAACAACTGTCAGCAGCCAAAGACGAGGACAGGCAGCACTGGTAAATGCGAAAGTCCTACAAGTCGACCACCAACCGGAATTACATGACAGGCTGCTCAGAGATACCCCCCAAACAGCTGCATCCGTGGACATGACCGCCATCCCACTCCCAAGTCCTCCAAAGAAGCGGGCATACTCGGAGCTCGCGTCAACAATGGACTTCCTACCAGAGTTTGCCTTGGACCATTTCACTGCCTTCGTTTCTCAAAAGCGGAGGCACGCAGAAAGTCCCGCGGCCAGAACTATCGCACATGAAGTTTCATCAGCAGAAAGCGTCGATGAGACGCACATAGACATTTCTCTTGATCTTAATGACGACCTCTTGCGCAGCGATGCAATTGAGGCCGGTACTGAGGAAGAGATTGAAGGCGAAGATGCTATTTTGGATGTTCCAAGCTCACCACGGGCGCAAACAGCTAGCGCTTCGCCTGATCTACATGAGTACTCACATATATCCACGGAAGATGTCGGCTTCTCTCTGCCGCGGAGGGAAGTTGAAGTGACTACGGGTGACCATGTTGCTAAATCAACTGTCGACATGGCGAATACAATCAGATCGGAGCTCATGGACGTGGAAAGTACAACGTTCTCTCATCTACTAAAATCCAAGTACGGTGAGGAGTCTGGGGCGATAACAAAAAGTCAGGCAAGTAAAGCATTCTTCGAAATGCTAGTGCTAGCCACTGCAGACTGCGTAGACCTCAGCCAGCAGGCGAGCACAGGAGACATAACCATCACAGGTAAGGGGGCACTGTATGAAAAGTTTATAGACATCTAG
- the MED2 gene encoding Med2p (Syntenic homolog of Saccharomyces cerevisiae YDL005C (MED2)) produces the protein MIKELQGGNMATKFKTDEEMRGDRLTQCLDDIMRASTEMMVQQQLKTIQLNSDVAAGFRKALSKSLGDRVRAFHSILDGVETTLTTASQYLDAVEEAAVKMKQWKQQQEEEQRRKHQAELEKNKRQQEHDAATKAAAAQQLMAQQSPVDLTAPTPTGLASNLDKSNRVGGVKPFSAEFGHLDEMDLSMFGGIDGHGDFSLEDFNMGGNSVPLNGGRPRNMVMADAGGFPARGGMGRGGATAINNGAQEIKTSTNEASTNNRNNDGTGGASNPRISSNYNSAVADHESIGLRVDANGQNTKQSGQQSGAGLNPDDYLTLNDFNDLGIDWNTGENNELDLNDFNI, from the coding sequence ATGATCAAAGAGCTTCAAGGTGGCAACATGGCGACGAAGTTCAAGACGGACGAAGAAATGCGCGGGGATCGACTTACGCAGTGTCTGGACGACATTATGAGGGCTTCTACCGAAATGATggtccagcagcagctaaAAACCATACAGTTAAACTCGGACGTGGCGGCGGGCTTCCGGAAAGCGCTGTCCAAATCGCTGGGGGACCGCGTGCGCGCTTTCCACTCGATCCTGGACGGCGTAGAGACGACGCTGACGACCGCGTCGCAGTATCTGGATGCGGtggaggaggcggcggtgaagatgaagcagtggaagcagcagcaggaggaggagcagaGACGCAAACATCAGGCGGAGCTGGAAAAGAACAAGCGGCAGCAGGAGCATGACGCGGCCACGaaggccgcggcggcgcagcagctgatGGCGCAACAGAGCCCTGTGGATCTGACGGCGCCGACTCCCACGGGCCTGGCGTCGAACCTGGACAAGAGCAACCGGGTCGGGGGTGTCAAGCCGTTCAGCGCCGAGTTTGGCCACCTGGACGAGATGGACCTGTCGATGTTTGGCGGTATAGACGGCCATGGGGACTTTTCACTCGAGGATTTTAACATGGGCGGCAACAGCGTGCCGCTTAACGGGGGCCGTCCGAGAAACATGGTGATGGCGGACGCGGGCGGCTTCCCCGCACGCGGAGGCATgggccgcggcggcgcgacTGCCATCAACAATGGTGCACAGGAGATCAAGACCAGCACCAACGAAGCCAGCACGAATAACAGGAACAATGACGGCACCGGCGGTGCCAGTAACCCCCGCATCAGCAGCAACTACAATTCGGCGGTTGCCGACCACGAGAGTATCGGCCTGCGGGTGGACGCTAATGGACAGAACACTAAACAAAGCGGCCAGCAGTCTGGTGCGGGGCTGAACCCGGACGACTATCTCACTCTGAATGACTTCAACGACCTTGGCATTGACTGGAACACCGGGGAGAATAATGAGCTTGATCTTAATGATTTTAATATATAA
- the RPT2 gene encoding proteasome regulatory particle base subunit RPT2 (Syntenic homolog of Saccharomyces cerevisiae YDL007W (RPT2)) produces MGQGASTYGKGQKGKKDKKQKPKYEPPVQSKIGRKKRKGPATAEKLPNVYPSTRCKLKLLRMERIKDHLLLEEEFVTNSEILKPFEMKQEEERKQLEEIRGTPLSIGTLEEIIDDDHAIVTSPTTPDFYVSILSFVDKELLEPGCSVLLHHKTMSIVGVLQDDADPMVSVMKIDKSPTESYNDIGGLEAQIQEIKEAVELPLTHPELYEEMGIKPPKGVILYGAPGTGKTLLAKAVANQTSATFLRIVGSELIQKYLGDGPRLCRQIFKVAAENAPSIVFIDEIDAIGTKRYDSNSGGEREIQRTMLELLNQLDGFDDRGDVKVIMATNKIESLDPALIRPGRIDRKILFENPDVSTKRKILGIHTSKMNLSADVDLETLVTSKDDLSGADIKAMCTEAGLLALRERRMQVTVEDFKQAKERVMKNKVEENLEGLYL; encoded by the coding sequence ATGGGCCAAGGAGCATCGACGTATGGCAAGGGCCAGAAGGGCAAAAAGGACAAGAAACAGAAGCCGAAGTATGAGCCCCCAGTACAGTCCAAGATCGGGCGCAAGAAGAGGAAGGGACCTGCCACGGCAGAGAAGTTGCCGAACGTGTATCCCAGCACGCGATGCaagctgaagctgctgcggaTGGAGCGGATCAAGGAtcacctgctgctggaagAGGAGTTCGTGACGAACTCGGAAATCCTGAAGCCGTTCGAGATGaagcaggaggaggagcgcaAGCAGCTGGAAGAGATCCGCGGCACACCGCTGTCGATTGGCACGCTGGAGGAGATAATTGACGACGACCACGCGATTGTGACGAGCCCGACGACGCCAGACTTCTACGTGAGCATCTTGTCGTTTGTCGACAAGGAGCTGTTGGAGCCTGGGTGCtcggtgctgctgcatcaCAAGACCATGTCGATTGTGGGAGTATTACAGGACGACGCCGACCCGATGGTGTCGGTGATGAAAATAGACAAGTCGCCTACGGAGTCCTACAACGACATCGGCGGGTTGGAGGCGCAGATCCAGGAGATTAAAGAGGCGGTGGAGCTGCCTTTGACGCACCCCGAGTTGTACGAGGAGATGGGGATCAAGCCGCCCAAGGGCGTCATCCTGTATGGCGCGCCGGGGACTGGCAAGACGCTGCTGGCGAAGGCGGTGGCCAACCAGACGTCCGCCACCTTCCTGCGCATCGTGGGCTCAGAGCTCATCCAGAAATACCTCGGTGATGGCCCGCGGCTGTGCCGTCAGATCTTTAAAGTGGCTGCCGAGAACGCCCCCAGCATAGTCTTCATCGACGAGATCGACGCAATTGGCACAAAGCGCTACGACTCCAACAGCGGCGGAGAGCGCGAAATCCAGCGCACCatgctggagctgctcaACCAGCTCGACGGCTTCGACGACCGCGGCGACGTCAAGGTAATAATGGCCACTAACAAGATAGAGAGCCTGGACCCCGCGCTGATCAGACCTGGCAGAATAGACCGCAAAATCCTGTTTGAAAACCCCGACGTCTCGACCAAGCGCAAGATCCTCGGCATCCACACCTCGAAGATGAACCTCAGCGCCGACGTCGACCTGGAGACCCTGGTCACCTCCAAGGACGACCTCTCCGGCGCAGACATCAAGGCCATGTGCACAGAAGCCGGCCTGCTCGCGCTGAGAGAGCGGCGCATGCAGGTCACAGTCGAGGACTTCAAGCAGGCAAAGGAGCGTGTGATGAAGAACAAGGTGGAAGAGAATCTCGAGGGCCTCTACTTGTGA
- the RTG1 gene encoding Rtg1p (Syntenic homolog of Saccharomyces cerevisiae YOL067C (RTG1)), with the protein MTSFPGSIPSSVLSSCTIASERSERKRRDNINDRIQELLNVIPEEFFQDYYQKKKDQESESGTPGALPKNKGTGTRDGKPNKGQILTQAVEYVTYLQNQVDLRNREEVELILKVKELCRQTGSIVNDVNLENTSAELALAKIGVGPLAGVLGEYCGTQGSSTQGSSKPPQERNNNFEYGGYAEYGDGA; encoded by the coding sequence ATGACATCCTTCCCGGGATCCATCCCGAGTTCAGTGCTTTCGAGCTGTACAATTGCGTCCGAGCGGTCGGAGCGCAAGCGTCGTGACAACATCAACGACCGTATCCAGGAGCTGCTCAACGTGATTCCAGAGGAGTTCTTCCAGGACTACTaccagaagaagaaggaccAGGAGTCCGAGAGCGGGACGCCGGGCGCTCTGCCCAAAAACAAGGGAACTGGGACGCGCGACGGCAAGCCCAACAAAGGCCAGATTCTCACGCAGGCCGTCGAATATGTGACCTATCTGCAAAACCAGGTGGATCTGCGCAACCGCGAAGAGGTGGAGCTGATCCTGAAGGTCAAGGAGCTGTGTCGGCAGACGGGCAGCATCGTGAACGACGTGAACCTAGAAAACACCAGTGCCGAGCTCGCGCTGGCGAAGATCGGCGTGGGGCCACTGGCAGGCGTGCTCGGGGAGTACTGCGGCACACagggcagcagcacgcaGGGCAGCAGCAAGCCGCCACAGGAGCGCAACAACAACTTCGAGTATGGCGGGTACGCCGAGTACGGGGACGGCGCATGA